A DNA window from Candidatus Neomarinimicrobiota bacterium contains the following coding sequences:
- a CDS encoding prepilin-type N-terminal cleavage/methylation domain-containing protein, whose protein sequence is MNRNSKGFTLMELVVTVAIIGTLAAFAVPAYLDAQQNGKANKALETMNTIGSAIVNKYTSVSHYGIGSSALAQLVSTGGADAFTPLLDDTELIQYDRGAGPVTIIVTDLFKDGVPKSPFGAGWEIAVSPDSVGGATWSGDPPELNMTSHPMFKIRDVNQPLIIAKYTL, encoded by the coding sequence ATGAACAGGAATAGTAAAGGTTTTACATTAATGGAGCTGGTTGTTACCGTGGCCATCATTGGCACGCTGGCTGCATTTGCTGTTCCAGCATATCTGGATGCCCAGCAAAATGGTAAAGCCAACAAAGCCCTGGAAACAATGAATACCATTGGTTCAGCCATCGTTAACAAGTACACATCAGTCTCCCATTATGGAATTGGTTCCAGTGCTCTGGCTCAATTGGTATCAACAGGTGGGGCAGATGCATTTACACCTCTGTTAGATGATACAGAACTGATTCAATATGATCGTGGAGCCGGTCCAGTTACAATTATTGTGACTGATTTATTCAAAGATGGGGTTCCCAAGTCCCCTTTTGGTGCCGGTTGGGAAATTGCAGTGTCACCTGATTCTGTTGGGGGTGCTACCTGGTCTGGTGACCCACCTGAGCTGAATATGACCAGCCATCCTATGTTTAAAATTAGAGATGTAAATCAACCCCTAATTATAGCAAAATACACACTTTAA
- a CDS encoding four helix bundle protein, with protein sequence MVEDQEPDIRSRTFEFSVQVIELYKFLQFEKKEYVLGKQLLRSGTSIGANVEEATAAQSMKDFIAKMSIALKEARETNYWLRLLKRTGFIKKDNLINESSEIMNILGAIIRTSRKNLASE encoded by the coding sequence GTGGTTGAGGATCAAGAGCCGGACATACGGTCCAGAACCTTCGAATTTTCAGTTCAGGTCATAGAATTGTACAAATTTCTGCAATTTGAAAAGAAAGAATACGTTCTAGGTAAGCAGTTGCTTCGATCAGGAACATCAATTGGTGCAAATGTTGAGGAAGCAACGGCAGCTCAATCAATGAAGGACTTTATCGCCAAGATGAGCATCGCATTAAAGGAAGCCCGAGAGACAAATTACTGGCTAAGGCTTTTAAAAAGAACTGGCTTTATCAAGAAGGATAATCTTATAAACGAGAGTTCAGAAATCATGAATATCCTGGGTGCGATAATTAGAACATCACGGAAGAACCTGGCTTCAGAATGA
- a CDS encoding LPP20 family lipoprotein — MKYIRTLTLLITLLLMTGCGSVTNPGGSPETIQAGPKPSWLIQQPVDPNYYLGIGSASKNQYGSEAQKSAQDMAMADLASQITVKITSDIVTTLIENGTMTKDEYLATARSEAVADLEGHELVDTWQDATYHYAYYRLSKAQYAAIQARKRQAAVALSTDFLEKANVANELNQFSDAFNAIIQAFLPLLPYLNEALEVNLEGQTVILSNEVNSRLQSLLSGIDLSPNKSALTAKLGQPITEELTVFAKGNTGQPLRGLPLKVQFYRGAGEVLGSVKTGQQGFATLHVTNITAPLKLQVLEVGVDVEHLIHGVESPILVGIIKSIPPTAVRIVLDVENPSIYLESNESFSGKPLQQLQVEPRIKNHFIGEGFKFVDNPQDADWHMTLNATATRGTEYSGMYTTFADVNLNVIERKSGSEIYANSLSRVKGIDLSYENAANKAFDNATDKMITNILPHILESIK; from the coding sequence ATGAAATATATCAGAACACTTACATTGCTCATCACACTTTTGCTTATGACTGGATGCGGTTCAGTCACAAATCCTGGAGGTAGCCCTGAAACCATACAAGCTGGACCCAAGCCGAGCTGGCTGATTCAACAACCTGTTGACCCAAACTATTATCTCGGTATAGGTTCGGCCTCTAAGAATCAATATGGGTCAGAAGCACAGAAAAGCGCTCAGGATATGGCTATGGCAGATTTAGCCTCCCAAATTACTGTAAAAATAACCAGTGATATTGTCACCACCCTCATTGAGAATGGCACCATGACGAAAGACGAATATCTGGCAACTGCCCGTTCAGAAGCCGTGGCGGATCTGGAAGGCCATGAGCTGGTGGATACCTGGCAGGATGCCACCTATCACTACGCCTATTACCGCTTGTCAAAAGCCCAGTATGCAGCCATACAAGCCAGGAAACGCCAGGCCGCAGTGGCACTTTCAACAGATTTCCTAGAGAAAGCCAATGTAGCAAATGAACTGAACCAATTTTCTGATGCTTTTAACGCCATCATCCAGGCTTTCCTTCCCCTCCTGCCCTACCTCAATGAAGCACTTGAGGTGAATCTTGAAGGTCAAACCGTTATTCTCAGCAATGAAGTCAATTCCCGGCTTCAGTCTCTGTTATCGGGTATCGATCTCTCACCCAACAAGTCTGCACTCACGGCCAAACTGGGACAACCTATAACTGAGGAACTGACAGTTTTTGCCAAAGGAAATACGGGTCAACCCTTGCGTGGTCTTCCGCTCAAGGTTCAATTCTACAGGGGTGCAGGGGAAGTACTGGGGAGTGTTAAAACTGGCCAGCAGGGGTTTGCGACCCTTCACGTCACCAACATCACCGCGCCCTTAAAACTCCAGGTTCTTGAAGTTGGCGTGGATGTCGAGCATCTCATTCATGGTGTTGAGTCTCCTATTTTAGTCGGAATTATTAAAAGTATCCCCCCGACTGCAGTACGGATTGTTCTGGATGTGGAAAATCCCTCGATCTATCTGGAATCCAATGAGTCATTTAGTGGCAAACCTCTGCAACAGCTGCAGGTAGAACCCCGAATAAAAAACCACTTCATTGGCGAGGGTTTCAAATTCGTCGATAATCCACAGGATGCTGATTGGCACATGACCCTGAACGCCACGGCGACCAGAGGAACCGAGTATAGCGGGATGTATACTACCTTTGCTGATGTGAATTTAAATGTAATCGAGAGGAAAAGTGGATCAGAGATCTATGCGAATTCACTGTCCCGGGTAAAGGGTATTGATTTGAGCTATGAAAATGCTGCAAACAAGGCATTTGACAACGCTACCGACAAGATGATTACCAATATTCTCCCGCATATTTTGGAGAGTATTAAATAG
- the wecB gene encoding UDP-N-acetylglucosamine 2-epimerase (non-hydrolyzing), with amino-acid sequence MKLVTIIGARPQFVKASVVSKALREAGHTEILVNTGQHYDDNMARIFFEEMGIPKPDYDLGVGSGTHAAQTASTLVGIEKILFIEKPDFIIVFGDTNATVAGALAAAKLHIKIVHIEAGLRSFNRDMPEEINRVVTDVLSDLLFVPTQVAVDNLKREGITSGIHVVGDVMVDALITYTKIAEQKSHILNELKLEKEKFLLMTIHRPSNADHDDRLLFILKEVSRIDLPVIFPIHPRSRSRVEKLINQTNSNIRIVDPVGYLDMMLLEKYASVIITDSGGVQKEAYLHKTPCLTVRGETEWVETVSDGWNYIVGDHLEKISTLANNFPEPKEWNPHYGDGQSAAKIVRILEEN; translated from the coding sequence ATGAAACTTGTTACTATTATTGGTGCTCGTCCTCAGTTCGTAAAGGCTTCAGTTGTCTCAAAAGCTCTGCGAGAGGCCGGTCATACTGAAATTCTGGTCAATACGGGGCAGCATTATGATGATAATATGGCGCGAATCTTTTTTGAGGAAATGGGCATTCCCAAACCTGATTATGACCTGGGCGTCGGTTCAGGAACCCATGCCGCCCAGACTGCCAGCACCCTGGTGGGTATAGAAAAGATTCTTTTCATTGAGAAGCCGGATTTTATAATTGTTTTTGGTGATACCAACGCTACAGTTGCCGGCGCCTTGGCAGCTGCCAAACTCCACATAAAAATTGTACATATCGAAGCGGGTTTGCGATCCTTTAATCGGGATATGCCAGAAGAGATAAATCGGGTCGTCACCGACGTATTGTCAGACCTTTTGTTTGTCCCAACCCAGGTAGCCGTGGATAATCTCAAGCGGGAGGGAATCACTTCAGGAATTCATGTAGTGGGCGATGTCATGGTTGATGCATTAATCACCTACACAAAAATAGCAGAACAAAAATCACATATTCTCAATGAATTGAAGCTCGAAAAAGAAAAATTTCTGCTCATGACCATCCATCGACCCTCCAATGCTGATCATGATGATAGATTGTTGTTCATCCTGAAGGAGGTTTCCAGAATCGACCTGCCCGTTATTTTCCCCATACACCCCCGCAGCAGATCCAGAGTGGAAAAACTCATCAACCAAACCAATAGCAATATTCGCATTGTTGATCCAGTAGGCTATTTGGATATGATGCTACTAGAAAAATATGCCAGTGTTATTATCACGGATTCAGGGGGTGTCCAGAAGGAAGCCTATTTGCATAAAACACCCTGCCTCACCGTTCGAGGTGAAACAGAGTGGGTCGAAACCGTGAGTGATGGCTGGAATTATATAGTTGGCGATCATCTTGAGAAAATATCTACCCTGGCAAATAATTTCCCGGAACCAAAGGAATGGAACCCCCACTATGGAGATGGGCAATCAGCAGCTAAAATTGTTAGGATACTCGAAGAGAATTAG
- a CDS encoding type II secretion system protein has protein sequence MTSKSGFTLVELVLIISIIGILAVITMPKIGDITEDIREKAVSERIVEDINYIRNYAISRHDTTWLVVEPVQNRYALFTGPSAGSRTLIPDPETNEMDTLDLDTDYTGVGITSASFGAGSEVSFNYWGTPSTGGTIILNSRTITLVAETGMAHETP, from the coding sequence TTGACTTCAAAATCAGGATTCACCCTCGTTGAACTGGTATTGATTATTTCGATTATAGGTATTCTTGCAGTAATAACCATGCCAAAAATTGGTGATATTACTGAAGACATCCGCGAAAAAGCAGTCAGCGAGCGCATTGTGGAAGACATCAATTATATTCGTAATTATGCCATCAGTCGTCATGACACAACCTGGCTGGTGGTCGAGCCTGTACAAAATCGCTATGCCCTATTCACAGGCCCCAGCGCTGGTTCACGGACCCTTATTCCAGACCCTGAAACCAATGAGATGGATACTCTGGATCTTGATACTGACTACACCGGCGTGGGAATTACAAGTGCCTCATTTGGGGCTGGTTCAGAAGTCTCCTTCAATTATTGGGGGACACCCTCTACTGGAGGCACTATTATCCTTAATTCGAGAACGATTACCCTTGTAGCGGAAACAGGAATGGCTCATGAAACCCCATAG
- a CDS encoding prepilin-type N-terminal cleavage/methylation domain-containing protein, with product MDITLRKSREGKASQGFTLLELIVTVSIIGILAAVVTPTYLETQTEAKLIMSETNISQIKQAFINLYLQGFLERKGDVWPDEPSDNKMTHDWANSTTVYDGRTVAQLFNGSKIIYNPYEHPYLYTLLPATEHEQAGIQIDDPDTGVSHSFRP from the coding sequence ATGGATATTACACTTCGGAAAAGTCGAGAGGGGAAGGCTAGTCAGGGGTTTACACTCCTGGAGCTCATCGTCACTGTATCCATCATCGGCATCCTGGCAGCTGTGGTAACTCCCACCTACCTGGAGACCCAGACCGAAGCTAAACTTATTATGTCCGAAACAAATATTTCACAAATAAAGCAAGCCTTCATTAATCTCTATCTTCAGGGTTTTTTAGAGCGAAAGGGTGATGTCTGGCCCGATGAACCTTCGGACAATAAAATGACACATGACTGGGCTAATTCGACCACAGTATATGATGGTCGCACAGTAGCCCAGCTCTTCAATGGGTCAAAAATTATTTATAATCCCTATGAACACCCCTATTTGTACACCTTGCTCCCGGCAACTGAACATGAACAGGCAGGCATACAGATAGATGATCCAGATACGGGTGTTTCTCACAGTTTCCGCCCATAG
- a CDS encoding alpha-amylase: MFALESGKFKIDYHELQNLIHRMGELQPDRGFRSSELHGMGLLSLLSHKLIRLYRNQVNPSYIQDLTTFLQKELSPSVLNDLLGNYLEALPSDSFKSSSTSVKEYLKGQTKSVPNTQVVVEELLVHILALNNPAFDKYDVVFKEDFHKAIKTSDKLLKSINKWSAGSTGFGSSGKNVIELLMEPILAAPNSIEGQLAYIRKHWSTFLGSHLMDLLRGLDHFEEENRFRGFGPGESQVPSYSGELQDGEFYSEDSDWMPRVVMIARNSLVWLDQLSKKYKRDINTLRDIPDEELDLLGQQGFTVLWLIGLWNRSSISKKIKHWCGNPDAESSAYSLKEYQIDPSIGGPDALENLRSRAWERGIRLASDMVPNHTGLDSDWLKQHPEWYISTDNSPFPAYRFDGGDLSDDPDLSIHLEDHYYDRSDAAVVFKAHDHRNGSTRYIYHGNDGTSMPWNDTAQLNYLNPQLREEIIQVILNVARQFKVIRFDAAMTLAKRHVQRLWFPEPGSGGDIPSRANFSMSGADFDAAIPAEFWREVVDRVAKEVPDTLLLAEAFWMMESYFVRTLGMHRVYNSAFMNMLKMEENGKFFGMIAKTLEFDPRILQRFVNFLSNPDEDTAIAQFGKGDKYFGATVLMVTLPGLPMFAHAQIEGFEEKYGMEYRRAYWDETPDEDLINKHKALIFPLMKKRYLYAGAGNFRLFPFMNADGHKVDSVFAYTNHSGTERSLVLVNNSYTSQSGWIKTSTPFNTDPTSDHPNLVSEDLIVAISFDVENSYYVIFQEQASGLWYIRTVEQIRNQGLFMELSGYESQIYLGFQLVSDTEAIPWWNIHQDLNGRGINDFAPLFRVIELEPVHRLFCNMMQLITGKDILPDSKSLFMKFSPLLEAMLEMENISLMLEDVEDFAQNYEVLLSQSQELLASVSADALEQHRFVLACTYFARQVHAASPQSPNSMVETFGLEDQINKCLGTAQTINLAGLLTVLEFADRARALLKRDTHAFFVELFKHRGVPEYFQLNEVEGIQWFNQERMDHFLEYFGVLYARELSSPEYSRLLNCAKSSDFKLDVFLEQLSKG, translated from the coding sequence ATGTTTGCCCTCGAAAGTGGTAAATTCAAGATCGATTACCATGAGCTCCAAAACCTGATCCACAGAATGGGGGAGCTTCAACCAGATCGCGGGTTTAGATCAAGTGAGCTGCACGGAATGGGTCTGTTGTCCCTGCTTTCCCATAAATTGATCCGTCTGTACCGCAACCAGGTCAACCCATCATATATCCAAGATCTCACCACTTTTCTTCAAAAGGAATTGAGCCCGTCAGTTCTGAATGATCTTTTAGGCAATTATCTGGAAGCACTTCCCTCAGATAGTTTCAAATCTTCTTCAACTAGTGTTAAGGAGTATCTGAAGGGGCAAACAAAATCGGTTCCCAACACTCAGGTCGTCGTTGAAGAGTTGCTGGTTCACATCCTGGCCTTGAATAACCCCGCCTTTGATAAATATGATGTGGTGTTCAAAGAAGATTTTCACAAAGCGATCAAGACCTCTGATAAATTATTAAAAAGTATCAACAAGTGGTCGGCTGGGTCAACTGGTTTTGGCAGTTCTGGTAAAAATGTTATTGAGCTCCTTATGGAGCCCATCCTGGCTGCACCCAATTCAATTGAAGGACAACTCGCCTATATCCGCAAACACTGGAGCACTTTTTTAGGATCTCACCTCATGGACCTGCTCCGAGGATTGGACCATTTCGAGGAAGAAAACCGTTTCCGTGGTTTTGGTCCCGGCGAATCTCAAGTTCCCAGCTATTCTGGTGAACTCCAGGACGGCGAATTTTACAGCGAGGACAGCGATTGGATGCCTCGGGTAGTCATGATTGCCCGTAATTCTCTGGTCTGGCTGGATCAGCTATCCAAAAAATATAAGCGCGACATTAACACCTTGCGGGATATTCCTGATGAGGAATTGGATCTCCTGGGACAACAGGGTTTTACGGTGCTCTGGCTAATTGGTCTCTGGAATCGCAGCAGTATTTCGAAAAAGATCAAACACTGGTGTGGAAATCCCGATGCTGAATCTTCTGCCTACTCCCTGAAAGAATACCAGATCGATCCCAGCATTGGAGGTCCCGATGCCCTGGAAAATCTCAGGTCTCGTGCCTGGGAACGAGGGATACGCCTGGCCAGTGATATGGTGCCCAACCACACCGGGCTGGACTCAGACTGGTTGAAGCAACATCCCGAATGGTATATAAGCACCGATAATTCCCCCTTCCCAGCCTATCGTTTTGATGGCGGCGACCTTTCAGACGACCCAGACCTGAGTATTCACCTGGAAGACCATTATTATGACCGCTCCGATGCAGCAGTTGTCTTCAAAGCCCACGATCATCGCAATGGCAGCACACGCTATATATATCATGGTAATGATGGTACCTCCATGCCCTGGAATGATACGGCCCAACTCAACTATCTCAATCCCCAGTTGAGGGAGGAGATTATCCAGGTAATCCTTAATGTGGCGCGACAATTTAAAGTCATCCGCTTTGATGCCGCCATGACCCTGGCCAAACGACATGTTCAACGCTTGTGGTTCCCAGAACCTGGATCCGGTGGGGATATCCCTTCCCGAGCTAATTTTAGCATGAGTGGAGCTGACTTTGATGCAGCTATTCCAGCAGAATTCTGGCGCGAAGTTGTTGACCGGGTGGCTAAGGAAGTGCCTGATACTTTACTGCTGGCAGAGGCATTCTGGATGATGGAAAGTTATTTCGTCCGTACCCTGGGTATGCACCGTGTATACAACAGCGCATTTATGAATATGCTCAAGATGGAAGAGAATGGCAAATTCTTTGGTATGATCGCCAAGACCCTGGAATTTGACCCCCGCATCCTACAGCGATTTGTGAATTTTTTGAGTAATCCTGATGAAGATACTGCCATTGCCCAGTTTGGAAAGGGTGACAAATATTTTGGTGCCACCGTGCTCATGGTGACACTACCTGGTTTACCCATGTTTGCTCATGCTCAGATCGAAGGTTTTGAAGAGAAATACGGTATGGAATATCGTCGTGCCTATTGGGATGAAACCCCTGATGAAGATCTCATTAACAAGCACAAAGCCCTGATATTCCCCCTCATGAAAAAACGCTACCTCTATGCCGGAGCTGGAAATTTCAGATTATTCCCCTTTATGAATGCAGATGGGCACAAAGTGGATAGCGTTTTTGCCTACACCAATCATAGCGGTACGGAACGCTCTTTGGTTCTGGTCAATAATTCCTATACCAGTCAGTCCGGTTGGATAAAAACATCCACTCCTTTTAATACGGATCCCACATCAGATCACCCCAACCTGGTTTCAGAAGATCTGATTGTTGCCATCTCGTTTGATGTAGAGAACAGCTATTATGTCATCTTCCAGGAGCAGGCCTCAGGGCTATGGTATATCAGAACCGTTGAACAGATTCGTAATCAGGGCTTATTTATGGAGTTATCTGGTTATGAATCTCAGATTTACCTGGGCTTTCAGCTGGTCAGTGATACAGAGGCAATTCCCTGGTGGAATATTCATCAGGATCTGAATGGCAGGGGTATTAATGATTTTGCCCCTCTCTTCCGGGTGATTGAACTGGAGCCAGTCCATCGACTTTTCTGCAATATGATGCAGCTAATCACTGGCAAAGACATTTTGCCGGATAGCAAATCTCTATTTATGAAATTTTCACCCCTCCTGGAAGCCATGTTGGAGATGGAAAATATTTCCCTCATGCTGGAGGATGTTGAAGATTTTGCCCAGAATTATGAAGTACTGTTAAGTCAATCCCAGGAGCTTTTAGCTTCAGTATCTGCAGATGCTTTGGAGCAGCATAGATTTGTGCTTGCCTGCACCTATTTTGCCCGTCAGGTACATGCTGCTAGTCCACAGTCCCCTAATAGCATGGTTGAGACCTTTGGGCTGGAGGATCAGATCAATAAATGTCTCGGTACTGCTCAGACCATCAATCTGGCCGGACTGCTTACTGTCCTGGAGTTTGCCGACAGAGCCAGAGCCCTGCTTAAAAGGGATACCCATGCATTTTTTGTTGAATTATTCAAGCACAGGGGTGTACCAGAATACTTCCAGTTAAATGAGGTTGAGGGAATACAATGGTTCAATCAAGAGCGTATGGATCATTTCCTGGAGTATTTTGGTGTTCTCTATGCTCGGGAATTATCCTCCCCTGAATATTCAAGACTTCTGAACTGCGCCAAGTCCTCAGATTTCAAATTGGATGTTTTCCTGGAGCAGCTTTCCAAGGGCTAA
- a CDS encoding type II secretion system protein, producing the protein MQVLMKKNCSGFTLLELVISMTMMVIVSGLLASIIAVNFNVMRDVSDRKKLVTRGLSAVNLFQREVGMLKTTDDILIASENQFRFSDAYGNTWDYVISADSLKRQDVLGGSAKILASPVISADTRFSYYAEDNTTTSVIADIKLVKLMLVMDDGADGIPVMSVVYPENIKFYNR; encoded by the coding sequence ATGCAAGTATTAATGAAGAAAAATTGTTCAGGGTTTACTTTACTGGAGCTGGTTATCTCCATGACCATGATGGTGATTGTCAGTGGACTTTTGGCATCCATCATTGCTGTCAATTTTAATGTTATGCGTGATGTTTCGGATAGGAAAAAATTAGTCACCCGGGGGTTATCGGCGGTCAATTTGTTTCAACGTGAAGTGGGGATGCTTAAAACAACAGATGACATACTGATTGCCAGTGAAAATCAATTTAGATTTTCAGATGCTTATGGAAACACCTGGGATTATGTTATTTCCGCGGACTCCTTAAAACGTCAGGATGTCCTGGGCGGGAGTGCAAAAATTTTAGCAAGCCCAGTGATCAGTGCAGACACCAGGTTCAGTTATTATGCTGAAGACAATACCACAACCTCCGTCATTGCTGATATTAAACTGGTGAAACTGATGCTGGTCATGGATGATGGGGCGGATGGTATACCGGTGATGTCAGTCGTATATCCTGAAAATATTAAATTCTATAATAGATGA
- a CDS encoding DegT/DnrJ/EryC1/StrS family aminotransferase, translating to MQFIDLAKQQSLIKTNLDKRIQDVLAHGKYIMGPEIKEMEAQLAEYVGVKHCVSCSSGTDALLMPLMAWDVGPGDAIFTTPFTFIATAEVIQLLGATPIFVDIDPKTYNISPELLDIAIADVIENGELNPKAIIPVDLFGLPADYAALELISKKYDIKILEDAAQGFGGQIDDRMSCSFGDVASTSFFPAKPLGCYGDGGAIFTDDDELYEKLVSIRVHGKGGDKYDNVRIGINGRMDTLQAAIVLEKFTLFPTEVKLRNEVAAKYNALLSDRVVIPEVASGYTSVWAQYSILAKDAADRAALQAKLKDAGIPSAVYYPKPLHQQTAFNHLACKDGDFPISEEMSQRIFSLPMHPYLETADIEKIAGIINA from the coding sequence ATGCAATTTATTGATTTGGCAAAACAACAGTCCCTGATAAAAACAAACCTGGATAAGCGCATCCAGGACGTTTTAGCCCATGGCAAATACATTATGGGACCCGAGATCAAAGAGATGGAAGCTCAGTTGGCTGAATACGTCGGTGTTAAACACTGTGTGAGTTGTTCGTCTGGAACAGATGCCCTCCTTATGCCGCTCATGGCCTGGGATGTAGGTCCTGGAGATGCCATCTTCACAACGCCATTCACTTTTATTGCCACGGCTGAGGTCATCCAGCTATTAGGAGCAACACCCATATTTGTGGATATTGATCCCAAAACCTATAACATCTCCCCAGAACTTCTGGATATTGCCATCGCCGATGTGATTGAAAATGGCGAATTGAACCCCAAGGCAATCATTCCTGTGGATTTATTCGGACTTCCTGCCGACTATGCTGCCCTTGAACTCATTTCAAAGAAATATGATATCAAAATTCTTGAGGATGCTGCCCAGGGTTTTGGAGGTCAGATTGATGACCGCATGTCTTGCAGTTTTGGTGATGTGGCCTCAACCTCATTTTTTCCAGCCAAACCTCTCGGCTGTTATGGTGATGGTGGTGCTATTTTTACTGATGATGATGAGCTCTATGAAAAATTAGTATCCATCAGGGTTCATGGTAAGGGTGGCGACAAGTATGACAATGTCCGTATCGGCATCAATGGACGTATGGATACCCTCCAGGCGGCAATTGTACTGGAAAAATTTACACTCTTTCCTACCGAAGTAAAATTGCGTAACGAAGTGGCAGCGAAGTACAATGCTTTGCTTTCCGATCGAGTAGTCATCCCCGAAGTTGCCAGTGGTTATACCAGCGTCTGGGCCCAGTATTCGATTCTGGCCAAGGATGCTGCTGATAGAGCTGCCCTCCAGGCAAAACTCAAAGATGCAGGTATTCCATCAGCCGTTTATTATCCAAAACCATTGCATCAGCAAACTGCCTTCAATCATCTCGCCTGCAAGGATGGAGATTTTCCAATCAGCGAGGAAATGAGCCAGCGCATCTTCAGCTTACCCATGCATCCCTACCTGGAGACGGCTGACATTGAGAAAATTGCAGGAATTATTAACGCTTAG
- a CDS encoding polymer-forming cytoskeletal protein — protein sequence MKIKFLTLVILVLSISVLMATPPNNDFIVAAGTTYDGDIETTNQDVIILSGATVDGDIETTSGDVYLEENAKVEEKITTLSGNVYLDVGSQVDKTIDTQSGTIRVRQNATVKGNITTESGDIKGEGAIFDKNISTRHGHISLKVGSHVNGNVSILNRGHGNDLPVVEIYLGEDVYIDGKVIASHVGDNVDLYMWGAEVNGEIDKVNVVGGEDEEDDDEDQGSECGGRPEWSNSVQYQTNDEVHKDGNAYQAKKASKKKDPTKSKNSKYWRDLGDC from the coding sequence ATGAAAATAAAGTTTTTGACATTGGTAATTTTGGTTTTGTCCATCTCTGTACTCATGGCAACCCCTCCCAACAATGATTTTATTGTGGCAGCCGGAACTACATATGATGGGGATATCGAGACCACCAATCAGGATGTTATCATCCTCTCTGGAGCCACAGTCGATGGCGATATCGAAACGACATCTGGTGATGTTTATCTTGAAGAGAATGCAAAGGTTGAAGAAAAAATAACCACATTAAGTGGTAATGTTTATCTGGATGTCGGATCTCAGGTAGATAAGACTATTGACACTCAAAGTGGTACCATACGCGTCCGCCAGAATGCCACTGTGAAAGGCAATATCACCACTGAATCGGGGGATATAAAGGGCGAAGGAGCCATCTTCGACAAAAACATAAGCACCAGGCATGGTCACATCTCGCTGAAAGTGGGTAGCCACGTTAATGGAAATGTATCTATACTGAATAGGGGCCACGGCAATGATCTCCCTGTGGTTGAGATTTATCTTGGGGAAGATGTCTATATTGATGGAAAAGTCATTGCCAGCCATGTGGGGGATAATGTTGACCTGTACATGTGGGGTGCAGAAGTGAATGGCGAAATCGATAAAGTTAATGTCGTTGGTGGTGAGGACGAAGAAGACGATGATGAGGACCAGGGTAGTGAATGTGGAGGTCGCCCAGAATGGTCTAACTCTGTTCAATACCAAACCAATGATGAAGTGCACAAGGATGGGAACGCCTATCAAGCCAAAAAGGCCTCAAAGAAAAAAGATCCTACCAAATCTAAGAACAGTAAATATTGGAGAGACCTCGGGGATTGTTAA